In a single window of the Aridibaculum aurantiacum genome:
- the purH gene encoding bifunctional phosphoribosylaminoimidazolecarboxamide formyltransferase/IMP cyclohydrolase, which produces MQKKIQSALISVFYKDGMDSIARQLHKLGVVIYSTGGTEKFIKDLGIPCVAVESLTSYPSILGGRVKTLHPSVFGGILGRRDDEQDMQEMRQYNIPEIDLVIVDLYPFEETLASTNEEKQIIEKIDIGGPSMIRAAAKNFKDLLVVAAKEDYASLEKLLVEQEGSTTIEQRKSFAAKAFEVVMKYDIAISNYFNADKPLQTIQSSIQQTLRYGENPHQQAVFYGDLKKVFTQCHGKEISYNNLVDIDAAIQLIKEFNETTFAIIKHTNVCGIASRSTIREAWDVALAGDPESAFGGVLVCNGTIDKSTAEAINEIFFEVLIAQQYDADAMEILKSKKNRILLICHPHLLGETQQVKSVVNGFLTQQTDEGNYSKWEEVGGRETTEAEREDLAFANLVCKHLKSNAIALVKNKQLVGKGCGQTSRIDALRQSIEKAKQFNFDLQGAVLASDAFFPFNDCVQIAYAEGIHAFIQPGGSIRDKDSIDYCVEKNLAMVMTGMRHFKH; this is translated from the coding sequence ATGCAAAAGAAAATTCAATCTGCACTTATTTCTGTTTTTTATAAAGATGGTATGGATTCCATTGCCAGGCAACTGCATAAGCTGGGCGTGGTGATCTACTCTACCGGCGGGACGGAAAAATTCATTAAAGATCTTGGTATTCCATGTGTGGCGGTGGAGAGCCTTACATCGTACCCATCTATACTGGGTGGCAGAGTGAAAACGCTTCATCCATCGGTGTTTGGTGGCATACTTGGCAGGCGCGATGACGAGCAGGACATGCAGGAAATGCGCCAGTATAATATTCCTGAGATTGATCTTGTAATTGTGGATCTGTACCCTTTTGAAGAAACGCTTGCATCGACCAACGAAGAAAAACAGATCATTGAGAAGATTGATATTGGTGGTCCATCGATGATTAGAGCTGCGGCGAAAAACTTTAAAGACCTGCTGGTAGTGGCAGCAAAAGAAGATTATGCATCGCTTGAAAAACTTTTGGTAGAACAGGAAGGCAGCACCACTATAGAACAACGCAAATCCTTTGCTGCAAAGGCTTTCGAGGTGGTAATGAAATATGATATCGCCATCAGCAACTATTTTAATGCTGATAAACCTTTACAGACCATTCAATCTTCTATACAACAAACGCTGCGCTATGGCGAGAACCCGCACCAGCAAGCCGTGTTTTACGGCGACCTGAAAAAAGTGTTTACGCAGTGCCATGGTAAGGAGATCTCGTACAACAACCTGGTAGATATAGACGCGGCTATCCAGCTCATAAAAGAATTCAATGAAACAACATTTGCTATCATCAAGCATACAAATGTGTGCGGTATTGCATCGCGCTCTACCATTCGTGAAGCATGGGATGTAGCGCTGGCCGGCGATCCCGAAAGTGCGTTTGGTGGTGTGCTTGTTTGCAATGGAACCATTGATAAGTCTACTGCAGAAGCTATTAACGAGATATTTTTTGAAGTGCTTATAGCACAGCAATACGATGCTGATGCCATGGAAATATTGAAGAGCAAAAAGAACAGGATACTCTTGATATGCCATCCACATCTACTGGGAGAAACACAGCAAGTGAAATCTGTAGTGAATGGTTTTCTTACTCAACAAACAGATGAAGGCAATTACAGCAAATGGGAAGAAGTAGGTGGCAGAGAGACCACTGAAGCTGAAAGAGAAGATCTTGCTTTTGCTAACCTGGTCTGTAAGCACCTAAAGAGCAATGCAATTGCGCTGGTTAAAAATAAACAACTGGTTGGTAAAGGTTGCGGGCAAACAAGCCGTATAGATGCACTACGCCAGTCAATTGAAAAAGCCAAGCAATTCAATTTTGACCTGCAGGGTGCAGTGCTGGCATCAGATGCTTTCTTTCCTTTTAATGATTGTGTACAGATAGCTTATGCTGAAGGTATCCATGCTTTCATACAACCTGGTGGCTCTATTCGGGATAAAGACAGCATTGACTATTGCGTAGAAAAGAACCTCGCAATGGTAATGACAGGCATGCGTCACTTTAAGCATTGA
- a CDS encoding ComEC/Rec2 family competence protein → MQHHRSPYIWKQMPFARLIIPFIAGIAAQWYLQPPLEITLFLLLACCIISVFISFLHINWVYRLRWIQGGLIYTAMACIGMLVTHQQDIRNNEKWLGHHYEPQDAVLVVLQEPLVEKERSYKAQASVIAIRQQEEWVEVTGDIIIYLQKDSTPPPLQYGSQILFVNALQPIKNSGNPGAFDYARYNAFRDIHHQVYLKADHYQTLPSAPGKDLSYYLLQVKLYVLDVLKKHVDGKEESAVAEALLVGYRNDLDKDLVQAYSNTGVVHIIAISGLHLGLIYGILFWLSKKLKQTKSNRIISSVLMLLVLWMFALVAGAAPSIVRSATMFSFLIFGKLFNRKASIYNILSGSAFVMLCYNPFYLWDVGFQLSYTAVLSIVTFMQPICRWFYIKNKLLDLLWKLSSVTLSAQVLTFPIVIYYFHQFPLLFLFSNLLAVPLAGIILKLELVLVIFSFYEPLANLVGGVTHFFIWMLNSFIKHIDQLSFVTYDNIQVNLLQAYLLYGAIIAGSCWLIRRWKMSFHITALCFLAFVAIDSYEKATIGNRARLVVYNVSKHMALDFIDGERCQFVGDTAVAVAPALANFHLKPARINYRINNEVQLEQLVFQYPFVYFHDKRILVIDKPLKFDTQKRIPVDMILISKNPKIYINQLNKAFDCKLYVFDASNPQWKINLWKKDCDSLHLRHHSTPEQGAYVMEL, encoded by the coding sequence ATGCAGCACCACCGCTCACCATACATTTGGAAGCAGATGCCTTTTGCAAGGCTGATCATTCCTTTCATTGCAGGCATAGCAGCGCAATGGTACCTTCAGCCTCCCCTGGAGATCACGTTGTTTTTGCTGCTTGCATGCTGTATCATTTCCGTGTTCATCTCATTTCTTCATATCAACTGGGTGTACAGGCTCAGGTGGATACAAGGCGGGTTGATCTATACCGCAATGGCATGTATAGGTATGCTGGTAACACACCAGCAAGACATCAGAAACAACGAAAAATGGCTGGGGCACCATTACGAACCACAGGATGCAGTGCTGGTAGTACTGCAAGAACCGCTGGTAGAAAAAGAAAGATCGTATAAAGCACAGGCTAGTGTTATTGCTATACGCCAACAGGAAGAGTGGGTGGAAGTAACAGGTGATATCATCATCTATCTACAAAAAGACTCTACTCCTCCTCCACTTCAATATGGCTCGCAAATATTGTTTGTAAACGCACTACAACCCATCAAGAACTCAGGTAATCCCGGTGCTTTTGATTATGCACGCTACAATGCTTTTCGAGATATACATCACCAGGTTTATCTCAAGGCAGATCATTATCAGACATTACCCTCAGCGCCTGGAAAAGATCTTTCTTACTACCTGCTGCAGGTAAAGCTGTATGTACTGGATGTTCTGAAAAAACATGTTGATGGAAAAGAAGAAAGCGCTGTAGCTGAAGCGTTGCTGGTAGGCTACAGGAATGACCTGGATAAAGACCTGGTACAGGCATACAGCAATACGGGCGTCGTGCACATCATTGCTATCTCTGGATTGCACCTCGGGTTGATCTATGGTATATTGTTCTGGCTTAGCAAGAAATTAAAACAGACTAAATCGAACAGGATCATCAGTTCAGTACTGATGCTGCTGGTGCTATGGATGTTTGCGCTGGTGGCGGGTGCTGCACCATCTATTGTTCGCTCAGCTACAATGTTCAGCTTTTTGATATTTGGCAAGCTGTTCAACAGGAAAGCTTCTATTTATAATATACTCTCAGGCTCTGCTTTTGTTATGCTCTGCTACAACCCATTCTACTTGTGGGATGTTGGCTTCCAGTTGTCTTACACAGCTGTACTTAGCATCGTTACATTCATGCAGCCTATATGTAGGTGGTTTTACATAAAGAACAAACTCCTTGACCTGTTATGGAAACTTTCATCTGTTACCTTGTCTGCACAAGTGCTTACTTTCCCTATTGTCATTTATTACTTCCACCAGTTCCCGTTGTTGTTTTTGTTTAGCAATCTACTGGCTGTACCACTAGCGGGTATCATACTAAAGCTGGAGCTAGTCTTAGTGATTTTTTCTTTTTATGAACCCCTGGCAAACCTGGTTGGTGGAGTAACACATTTTTTTATCTGGATGCTAAACAGCTTTATCAAGCATATTGACCAGCTTTCGTTTGTAACCTATGACAACATACAGGTGAACCTGCTGCAGGCTTACCTGCTATATGGCGCCATTATAGCCGGCAGTTGTTGGTTGATACGCCGCTGGAAAATGTCATTTCATATTACCGCGCTTTGTTTCCTGGCCTTTGTTGCAATAGACAGTTATGAAAAAGCCACTATTGGAAATAGGGCGAGGCTGGTGGTATATAATGTATCTAAACATATGGCTTTGGATTTTATAGATGGTGAGCGGTGCCAGTTTGTAGGTGATACTGCAGTGGCCGTAGCACCGGCACTAGCCAATTTTCACCTGAAGCCGGCGCGGATCAACTATAGAATAAATAATGAAGTGCAGCTAGAACAACTGGTGTTTCAATACCCGTTTGTATACTTTCATGATAAGCGGATACTGGTGATAGATAAGCCGCTGAAGTTTGATACACAAAAGCGAATACCCGTAGATATGATCCTTATATCAAAGAACCCTAAGATCTACATTAACCAATTGAACAAGGCCTTTGATTGCAAGCTCTATGTTTTTGATGCATCGAACCCGCAATGGAAAATTAACCTCTGGAAAAAAGATTGTGACAGCCTACATTTGCGCCACCATTCCACACCTGAGCAAGGTGCTTATGTAATGGAGTTGTAA
- a CDS encoding ATP-grasp domain-containing protein: MYQSLPSNESIPSQRKKIIVLGSGPNRIGQGIEFDYCCVHGLLAIKECGYEAIMVNCNPETVSTDFDMADKLYFEPVYWEHLWEIIELEKPEGVIVQLGGQTALKLAKKLVARGIKIIGTSFDDMDIAEDRGRFSDLLKELEIPYPSYGTAYTADEAIEVANKVGYPVLVRPSYVLGGQRMRIVINDEEVEKAVVSLLRHIPDNKILIDHFLDRCQEAEVDAIYDGETFHVMGVMEHIEPAGIHSGDSNAVLPAFNLTPLEVTTMEYYSEKIAKALNIRGLINIQFAIKDGKVYVIEANPRASRTTPFIAKAYQIPYLNIATKVMLGEAKVKDFTYEKKLEGFAIKEPVFSFNKFPGVSKELGPEMKSTGEAIRFIKDLRDPYFRTLYKERSMHLSK, from the coding sequence ATGTATCAATCATTACCGTCCAACGAGTCCATCCCTTCGCAACGTAAAAAGATTATTGTTCTTGGCAGTGGCCCCAACCGCATTGGCCAGGGAATAGAGTTCGATTACTGCTGCGTACATGGTCTTCTTGCTATCAAAGAGTGTGGTTACGAGGCTATTATGGTCAACTGTAATCCTGAAACTGTGAGTACAGATTTTGACATGGCTGACAAGTTATACTTCGAGCCTGTGTATTGGGAGCATCTTTGGGAGATCATTGAACTTGAGAAACCAGAAGGCGTAATTGTACAACTCGGTGGTCAAACCGCGCTGAAACTTGCAAAAAAGCTAGTAGCTCGCGGCATTAAGATCATCGGAACTTCTTTCGACGACATGGACATTGCCGAAGATCGTGGCCGCTTTAGCGATCTTTTGAAAGAGCTTGAAATACCTTACCCTTCTTATGGTACTGCTTATACTGCTGATGAAGCCATAGAAGTTGCCAATAAAGTTGGTTATCCTGTACTGGTTCGCCCAAGTTATGTGCTTGGTGGACAAAGAATGCGGATAGTGATTAACGATGAAGAGGTAGAAAAGGCTGTGGTAAGCCTGCTGCGTCACATACCCGATAATAAGATATTGATTGACCACTTTCTTGATCGCTGCCAGGAAGCTGAAGTGGATGCCATTTACGACGGTGAAACTTTTCATGTGATGGGCGTGATGGAGCATATTGAACCTGCTGGTATCCATAGTGGTGATAGTAACGCGGTTTTACCTGCATTCAATCTTACTCCACTTGAAGTAACCACCATGGAATATTACTCGGAGAAAATTGCGAAGGCTCTAAATATCCGTGGACTCATCAACATTCAGTTTGCTATAAAAGACGGAAAAGTATACGTGATAGAGGCAAATCCACGTGCTTCGCGTACTACGCCATTTATTGCAAAAGCTTACCAGATACCATACCTGAACATTGCTACTAAAGTGATGTTAGGCGAAGCAAAAGTGAAGGACTTCACATATGAGAAAAAGCTAGAAGGTTTTGCCATAAAAGAACCTGTCTTCAGCTTCAATAAATTTCCGGGTGTAAGTAAGGAATTAGGACCAGAAATGAAGAGCACTGGTGAAGCTATACGCTTCATCAAGGATCTGAGAGATCCATACTTCAGAACGCTGTATAAGGAAAGAAGCATGCACTTAAGTAAATAA
- a CDS encoding L-threonylcarbamoyladenylate synthase: MKDVTIDEAVQLLQMDEVVAIPTETVYGLAANIFSEAAIKKIFEKKGRPLTNPLIVHIPSVDALETLAQNIPPLAYKLAEKFWPGPLTLVLEKRPEILDIITAGGPTVAVRIPNHPVSLELLRKLPFPVAAPSANPSNYLSPTSAEQVKQAFGAARPYILDGGRCKRGIESTVVAVKEDGVHLYRFGAISKEEIEAVIGEPVIVANSEKTIAASPGMMKKHYSPRSRLILTNDVVATVEELDGRIGVLSFANEYQHEKIHQQLVLSGTGDMAEAAHNLFSYLYDLDTLELDVIVAELLPEEGLGRSVNDRLRRGAVR; encoded by the coding sequence ATGAAAGATGTAACAATAGATGAAGCGGTACAACTGCTACAAATGGATGAAGTAGTGGCAATTCCAACGGAAACGGTTTATGGTTTAGCAGCAAATATTTTTAGTGAAGCGGCTATTAAAAAAATATTTGAGAAAAAAGGCCGACCACTTACAAACCCGCTCATTGTTCACATTCCTTCAGTAGATGCATTGGAAACTTTGGCTCAAAACATACCACCACTTGCGTACAAACTGGCGGAGAAGTTTTGGCCGGGGCCGCTGACACTGGTATTGGAAAAGCGGCCTGAAATTCTTGATATCATTACAGCGGGTGGTCCTACCGTAGCAGTACGCATACCTAATCACCCGGTGTCGCTGGAGCTGCTTAGGAAGCTGCCTTTTCCTGTGGCTGCACCGAGTGCTAATCCATCAAACTATTTAAGTCCAACGAGTGCGGAGCAGGTAAAGCAGGCATTTGGCGCTGCGCGTCCTTATATTTTAGATGGTGGACGTTGTAAAAGAGGAATAGAATCAACCGTAGTGGCTGTGAAAGAGGATGGTGTTCACCTGTACCGTTTTGGAGCTATTTCAAAAGAAGAAATAGAGGCGGTGATAGGTGAGCCGGTTATTGTAGCCAATTCAGAAAAGACCATTGCAGCATCTCCTGGAATGATGAAGAAGCATTACTCGCCGAGGAGCAGGCTTATTTTGACTAATGATGTAGTGGCAACAGTAGAGGAACTGGACGGAAGGATTGGGGTGTTGTCGTTTGCCAACGAATACCAACACGAAAAAATTCACCAGCAGCTGGTTTTATCTGGTACTGGGGATATGGCTGAAGCCGCCCACAACTTATTTTCTTACCTATACGACTTAGATACGCTTGAACTGGATGTGATCGTGGCAGAACTCTTACCCGAAGAAGGATTAGGCAGATCGGTTAATGACCGGCTGCGAAGAGGGGCGGTGCGTTAG
- a CDS encoding two-component regulator propeller domain-containing protein produces the protein MPYNIGKQTATGIPGRLITALTRLILLYLLFYHTQPATAQSQLQPIGQWREHLPYQNTLQVVATNNKVFAATQYALFSVEADEIRRYSKVTGLNEVGVQAIAWDETTQQMVIGYANSNLDILKDRTIRNIGDIKRSSINGDKTIYYIYCRNGLAYISTGLGIVVADLLRYQVNDTWRIGNNGSQVKINGITAAGQSWYAATEEGLKVAPVSGSNLSNFQNWNLVSAAQGLTPGVVRSVMTLQNQVLALKNDSIFINNGNSWSLFYNDPNWPIVSINTSNNKLLVTQRMASGNSRVIVMNNTGVIERTLAQPGVISFPRWATIYNNDVWVADFFGGLSRFGSTVERYIPNGPPAPATGEMVVHKNTLYVAAGSVNDAWNYQYNRNGIYTFSNGEWSATNIFNSPSLDTVLDFIPLAIDPSNETLWAGSYGGGLVNFTGSGISIFKQNNSSLQPAIGDLSSYRVSGLTFDAQGNLWIANYGAPQNLQVRKPDGSFRAFSVPFFHTENAISQLETDDANQVWAVSPKGNGVFVYDPGQNIDQLNDDRWKYLRSGSGNGNLPSNEVFSLAKDRNGFIWIGTARGIAVIQCPDQLFSAQGCEAVLPVIQQDRFAGFLFQDEEVRTIAVDGANRKWVGTRNGAWLISPDGDKIIYRFTQDNSPLLSNDVRRIAIDPQTSEVFISTFIGICSFRSTATEGTATNKDVLVFPNPVPPGYNGTIAIRGVSNGALVKIAELNGRLVYQVRALGGQATWDGRNYKGEKVASGVYLVLVKDDASPERLATKIVLVK, from the coding sequence ATGCCTTACAACATTGGCAAGCAAACAGCTACAGGTATACCCGGGCGGTTGATAACAGCCTTAACAAGGCTCATCCTGCTATACTTACTTTTTTACCATACACAACCTGCTACTGCCCAATCGCAACTGCAGCCAATTGGCCAGTGGCGCGAACACCTGCCCTACCAAAACACGTTGCAGGTAGTGGCCACAAACAACAAAGTTTTTGCAGCCACACAATATGCTTTATTCAGTGTAGAAGCAGACGAAATCAGGCGCTACAGCAAAGTGACCGGCCTAAATGAAGTAGGTGTACAGGCCATTGCCTGGGATGAAACCACACAACAAATGGTAATTGGCTACGCCAACAGCAACCTTGACATCCTGAAAGACAGAACCATCAGGAACATTGGCGACATCAAACGCAGCAGTATCAATGGCGATAAAACCATCTATTACATCTACTGCCGTAATGGCCTTGCTTATATATCTACAGGACTTGGAATAGTGGTAGCCGATCTTTTGCGGTACCAGGTAAATGATACATGGCGCATTGGCAATAATGGTAGCCAGGTAAAAATCAATGGTATAACTGCTGCCGGGCAAAGCTGGTATGCAGCAACAGAGGAAGGATTGAAGGTCGCGCCCGTTTCTGGTAGCAACCTTTCTAATTTTCAAAACTGGAACCTGGTTTCCGCAGCACAAGGTCTTACACCGGGTGTTGTCAGGTCAGTGATGACGCTTCAAAACCAGGTGCTGGCATTGAAGAATGACAGCATATTTATCAATAACGGCAACAGCTGGAGTCTCTTTTATAACGACCCTAACTGGCCGATCGTTAGCATCAATACAAGTAATAATAAGCTGCTGGTAACCCAGCGGATGGCATCGGGAAATAGCCGCGTAATAGTCATGAATAACACTGGTGTGATAGAAAGAACATTGGCACAGCCTGGTGTTATTTCATTTCCGCGGTGGGCAACTATCTATAACAATGATGTGTGGGTGGCGGATTTCTTTGGCGGCCTCTCCCGCTTTGGATCTACTGTAGAACGCTATATTCCTAATGGTCCACCTGCACCAGCCACCGGTGAAATGGTAGTGCATAAGAACACACTTTATGTGGCAGCCGGCTCAGTAAATGATGCCTGGAACTACCAGTACAACCGCAACGGCATTTATACCTTTTCTAATGGCGAATGGTCAGCTACTAATATTTTTAATAGCCCCTCCTTAGACACTGTCCTGGATTTTATTCCATTAGCTATTGATCCATCTAATGAAACGCTGTGGGCCGGAAGCTATGGCGGTGGCCTGGTCAATTTTACCGGCAGCGGCATCAGCATCTTTAAACAAAACAACTCCTCACTTCAGCCAGCCATTGGCGATCTTTCCAGCTACCGCGTTAGCGGGCTCACCTTCGATGCGCAGGGAAATCTGTGGATAGCAAATTATGGCGCACCGCAAAACCTGCAGGTGCGTAAGCCAGACGGCAGCTTCCGCGCTTTTTCAGTTCCTTTTTTTCATACAGAAAATGCTATCAGCCAACTAGAGACCGATGATGCCAACCAGGTATGGGCGGTGAGTCCGAAAGGAAATGGTGTATTTGTATACGATCCCGGGCAAAATATCGATCAGCTGAATGATGACCGATGGAAATATTTAAGGTCGGGAAGTGGAAACGGCAACCTGCCGTCCAACGAGGTTTTTAGCCTGGCCAAAGACCGAAATGGCTTTATCTGGATTGGTACAGCGCGTGGTATAGCAGTGATCCAATGTCCTGACCAGCTATTTAGTGCGCAGGGGTGCGAGGCTGTGCTGCCAGTCATACAGCAGGACCGCTTTGCCGGCTTTCTTTTTCAGGATGAAGAAGTACGCACGATAGCTGTGGATGGTGCCAATCGCAAGTGGGTCGGTACCCGCAATGGTGCCTGGCTTATCAGCCCCGACGGCGACAAAATCATTTACCGTTTTACCCAGGACAATAGCCCGCTGCTTAGCAACGATGTCAGGCGTATTGCCATCGACCCTCAAACCAGCGAAGTCTTCATATCCACCTTCATTGGCATCTGTAGCTTCCGAAGCACTGCCACAGAAGGTACGGCCACCAACAAAGACGTGTTGGTGTTCCCTAACCCTGTACCACCCGGTTACAATGGTACCATTGCCATCCGCGGTGTAAGTAACGGCGCACTGGTAAAAATTGCAGAGCTGAATGGGCGACTGGTGTACCAGGTACGCGCCTTGGGGGGACAGGCTACCTGGGACGGCAGAAATTATAAAGGAGAAAAAGTAGCCAGTGGTGTATACCTGGTGCTGGTAAAAGACGATGCATCGCCTGAGCGCCTGGCAACCAAAATCGTGCTGGTAAAATAG
- a CDS encoding efflux RND transporter permease subunit, with protein MWFKLGQWVLKYRVALLAILVISTAIMGYFASKVQLSYDFTRAIPTDNQKYIDYQAFKQRFGEDGNLLVLGLETDKFYEQEIFNAVKDLGKQLRTVNGVENVLSVPEAITLIINDSTEKLVPTRIFADRAITQAEVDSGRQVFENLPFYQGLLYNATTNSYLVAVNVNRELMNSKVRSKVVAGIMEKVKAFEQGTGVQVRASGLPFIRTSVGDLLQKEMQYFLIGSLVLSAITLLIFFRSYSAMAISLVVVIIGVVWSLGVMVLFGYKITLLTALIPPLLVVIGVPNCIYFLNKYHASYRETGEKHHALVTMVGKMGIVTLFCNIAAAIGFAVFAFTKSELLKEFGVVAGINIMMLFFISLVFIPAVLSYLPEPKPAHLRYLDNKLLVRLLERIERWTIHHQKWVYIVTLVITGAAVAGIFRLNSEAFIVDDLPKTERIYQDLKWFEQNFKGVMPLEVMIDTKKKNGVVSSIKTFERIEEFSSYVRENPDMARPLSVLEGLKFAKQAYYEGDSLSYAAPSEFDMPFLAPYLRAKPDTGVKGGAGKLMQGFIDTTKQYTRISISMKDIGSKRLPVLLDSLQAKATEVFDTASYNIQFTGASVTFLEGSRFIINGLKESIVLAFILIALCMLYLFRSFRILVCSLIPNVVPLVITAGVMGWTGVPLKPSTVLVFSVALGIAIDVTIRFLVNYKQELPKFNYKVQPTLIETIHHTGISIIYTSLVLIAGFIIFCFSGFGGTKALGWLTSLTLIVGTITNLVLLPVLLLHFSKHPKERK; from the coding sequence ATGTGGTTTAAGCTTGGACAATGGGTTCTTAAGTATCGTGTGGCGCTTCTTGCTATACTGGTTATTTCTACAGCAATCATGGGATACTTTGCTTCCAAAGTTCAGCTGAGCTACGACTTTACCCGCGCAATACCTACCGACAACCAGAAGTATATAGATTACCAGGCTTTTAAACAGCGTTTTGGTGAAGATGGAAACCTGCTGGTGCTGGGCCTTGAGACGGATAAATTTTATGAACAGGAGATCTTTAATGCTGTAAAGGACCTGGGAAAACAGCTGCGGACTGTAAATGGCGTGGAGAACGTGCTAAGCGTTCCGGAAGCTATCACTTTAATAATCAACGACTCCACTGAAAAGCTGGTACCCACCAGGATCTTTGCTGATAGAGCAATCACTCAGGCGGAAGTGGATAGCGGAAGGCAGGTTTTTGAAAACCTCCCTTTTTACCAGGGTCTACTGTACAATGCAACCACCAATTCGTACCTGGTGGCAGTAAATGTGAACCGGGAACTGATGAACAGCAAAGTGAGGAGCAAGGTGGTGGCTGGCATCATGGAAAAAGTGAAAGCTTTTGAACAAGGTACAGGAGTACAGGTACGTGCAAGTGGATTGCCATTTATCCGTACTTCTGTTGGCGACCTGCTGCAGAAAGAAATGCAGTACTTCCTGATCGGCTCCCTGGTTTTATCTGCTATTACACTACTTATTTTCTTCAGGTCGTATAGTGCTATGGCAATCAGCCTGGTAGTAGTAATAATAGGCGTTGTTTGGAGCCTTGGTGTAATGGTATTGTTTGGCTACAAAATAACCTTGCTGACGGCACTTATTCCTCCACTGCTGGTGGTAATAGGTGTTCCAAATTGTATCTACTTCCTCAATAAATACCATGCATCTTACAGGGAAACAGGCGAAAAGCATCATGCTTTGGTGACCATGGTAGGCAAAATGGGGATAGTTACCCTGTTTTGTAACATAGCTGCCGCCATCGGTTTTGCTGTATTTGCATTTACAAAAAGTGAGTTGCTGAAAGAGTTTGGCGTGGTAGCAGGTATCAACATCATGATGTTGTTTTTCATTTCGCTTGTATTTATTCCTGCAGTACTTAGTTACCTGCCAGAGCCAAAGCCTGCACATCTTCGTTACCTCGATAATAAACTTTTGGTAAGGCTGCTGGAGCGGATTGAGCGGTGGACAATTCACCACCAGAAGTGGGTTTATATAGTGACTTTAGTTATAACCGGTGCCGCCGTGGCCGGTATCTTCAGGCTGAACAGCGAAGCATTCATAGTAGATGATCTGCCAAAGACAGAAAGAATTTACCAGGACCTGAAGTGGTTTGAACAAAATTTCAAAGGTGTGATGCCACTGGAAGTGATGATTGACACCAAGAAGAAAAACGGTGTTGTTTCTTCCATTAAAACATTTGAGCGTATAGAAGAATTCTCCAGCTATGTGCGTGAGAACCCAGATATGGCAAGGCCGCTAAGCGTGCTGGAAGGTTTGAAGTTTGCCAAGCAGGCGTATTACGAAGGCGACAGCCTTAGCTATGCTGCACCTAGTGAATTTGATATGCCTTTCCTGGCGCCATACCTGCGGGCAAAACCAGACACAGGCGTGAAAGGCGGTGCAGGTAAGCTGATGCAAGGATTTATTGATACCACTAAACAATACACGCGCATAAGTATCAGCATGAAAGACATAGGCAGTAAGCGCCTCCCGGTCTTGCTCGACAGTTTACAGGCTAAAGCGACAGAGGTTTTTGATACTGCTTCCTATAATATACAATTTACCGGTGCCAGCGTCACTTTCCTGGAAGGAAGTAGGTTTATCATTAATGGTTTGAAAGAAAGTATTGTACTGGCCTTCATCCTGATAGCGCTTTGTATGTTATACCTGTTCCGTTCGTTCAGGATATTAGTTTGTTCACTCATACCTAATGTGGTGCCGCTGGTAATTACGGCTGGTGTGATGGGTTGGACAGGCGTTCCGCTGAAGCCATCAACAGTTTTGGTATTCAGTGTAGCACTAGGAATAGCCATCGATGTTACCATCCGCTTCCTGGTAAACTATAAACAGGAATTGCCGAAGTTCAACTACAAGGTTCAACCAACATTGATTGAAACCATTCATCATACAGGCATCAGTATCATCTACACTTCACTGGTTCTAATAGCCGGGTTTATCATTTTTTGCTTTAGCGGCTTTGGAGGAACAAAAGCATTAGGATGGCTTACCTCCCTTACATTAATTGTTGGAACTATAACCAACCTTGTATTGTTGCCTGTACTATTGCTTCACTTTTCGAAGCACCCGAAGGAAAGGAAATAA